One Idiomarina loihiensis L2TR genomic window carries:
- the hutH gene encoding histidine ammonia-lyase, producing MSHFELQPGQLQLSELRDWFYQHQTLKLSDEAKDNIATSAKTVADVLEQGRVVYGINTGFGLLANTRIPPERLTDLQRRIVLSHAAGTGDLMEDSVVRLMLLLKINSLSRGFSGVRQVLVDALIKLLNAEVYPCIPEKGSVGASGDLAPLAHMVLPLVGEGTVRHNGKVLNAEEGLKIAGIEPFELAPKEGLALLNGTQASTALALAGLFRIERNFHAAIVVGATSVEAAMGSRAPFDERVHAVRGQPGQIKAAEMLRHVLTDSSEIAKDHENCEKVQDPYSLRCQPQVMGAVLDQIEHASGILVREANGVTDNPLVFSEEQDIISGGNFHAEPVAMAADILAIAASEIGALSERRSALLIDSHLSKLPAFLVNDGGVNSGFMLAQVTAAALASENKTLAHPASVDSLPTSANQEDHVSMATFAARRLTDIAKNVSDIIAIEWLEAAQGLDFRRPLKGAAAVETAFNCLREQVAYYAEDRFFAPDIKAASDLIQNGELAAVVKLPHILSEV from the coding sequence ATGAGTCATTTTGAATTACAGCCAGGACAATTGCAGTTAAGTGAACTGCGCGACTGGTTTTATCAGCATCAGACACTAAAGCTATCTGATGAAGCTAAGGACAACATTGCGACTTCGGCGAAAACCGTTGCAGATGTACTTGAGCAAGGGCGAGTAGTTTACGGTATTAATACCGGTTTTGGGCTGCTGGCGAATACCCGTATTCCACCTGAGCGCTTGACTGATCTCCAGCGTCGTATTGTGTTATCGCACGCTGCGGGAACCGGCGATTTAATGGAAGACTCCGTTGTGCGTCTAATGCTGCTACTGAAAATTAACTCTCTGTCGCGCGGGTTTTCTGGCGTACGGCAAGTGTTGGTTGATGCGCTGATCAAGCTATTGAACGCCGAAGTGTACCCCTGCATTCCGGAAAAAGGGTCTGTGGGCGCATCCGGTGATTTAGCGCCGTTAGCGCACATGGTATTGCCATTAGTGGGTGAAGGTACGGTTCGTCACAACGGAAAGGTGCTAAACGCTGAGGAAGGTCTGAAAATAGCGGGTATTGAGCCGTTTGAGTTGGCACCGAAAGAAGGTCTGGCTTTACTGAACGGCACTCAAGCATCGACTGCGTTAGCTCTAGCCGGACTGTTCCGCATTGAGCGTAATTTCCATGCCGCCATTGTGGTGGGTGCGACTTCTGTGGAAGCCGCTATGGGCTCGCGTGCGCCGTTTGATGAACGTGTTCACGCAGTACGCGGCCAACCGGGGCAGATTAAAGCCGCCGAAATGCTTCGTCACGTGCTGACCGACAGTTCTGAAATTGCTAAAGACCACGAGAATTGCGAAAAAGTGCAGGACCCGTATTCTCTGCGTTGTCAGCCTCAGGTAATGGGTGCGGTGTTAGACCAAATTGAGCATGCCTCGGGTATTTTAGTGCGCGAAGCCAACGGAGTTACTGACAACCCACTGGTGTTCAGCGAAGAGCAGGACATTATTTCCGGTGGTAACTTCCACGCAGAGCCTGTCGCTATGGCAGCCGATATTCTGGCCATTGCTGCCAGCGAAATTGGTGCCTTGTCAGAGCGTCGTAGTGCCCTGCTCATAGACAGCCATTTAAGCAAGTTACCGGCGTTTTTGGTCAATGACGGCGGAGTTAACTCGGGCTTTATGCTGGCACAAGTTACCGCTGCGGCATTGGCGTCAGAGAATAAAACCCTGGCGCATCCGGCGTCTGTGGACAGTCTGCCAACGTCTGCCAACCAGGAAGACCATGTGTCTATGGCAACCTTTGCGGCGCGTCGGTTAACGGATATCGCTAAAAACGTCAGTGACATTATTGCGATTGAGTGGTTAGAAGCCGCACAAGGACTGGATTTCCGTCGCCCGTTGAAAGGTGCTGCTGCGGTTGAAACGGCGTTTAACTGTTTGCGTGAGCAAGTGGCGTACTATGCTGAAGACCGCTTCTTCGCGCCGGATATTAAAGCGGCTAGTGACCTGATTCAAAATGGTGAGCTGGCGGCAGTGGTGAAACTACCGCATATTTTGTCTGAAGTTTAA